From Primulina huaijiensis isolate GDHJ02 chromosome 15, ASM1229523v2, whole genome shotgun sequence, one genomic window encodes:
- the LOC140960317 gene encoding copper transporter 6-like, with translation MNGGGHMPQPPNSTMTMMGHRHMMMHMTFFWGRNAEILFHGWPGYDRLGMYFLALAVVFFFAMFVEWLSHCNILPEASRHGAVAGLLQSLMYALRVGLAYLVMLAVMSFNAGVFLVAIAGHFVGFFFFGSMAFRKPAPANYGTNTDLPPMSCC, from the coding sequence ATGAACGGCGGCGGACATATGCCTCAGCCACCCAACAGCACCATGACGATGATGGGCCACCGCCACATGATGATGCACATGACCTTCTTCTGGGGCAGAAACGCAGAGATTCTATTCCACGGATGGCCGGGCTACGATCGTCTCGGTATGTACTTCCTCGCACTGGCTGTGGTCTTTTTCTTTGCCATGTTTGTGGAGTGGCTGTCCCATTGCAACATCCTCCCCGAAGCCTCCCGCCACGGCGCGGTGGCGGGGCTGCTGCAGTCTCTCATGTATGCGTTGAGGGTTGGTCTGGCTTATCTTGTTATGCTCGCCGTCATGTCTTTCAACGCCGGCGTGTTTCTCGTGGCTATCGCCGGACATTTTGTGGGGTTTTTCTTCTTCGGCAGCATGGCTTTCAGGAAACCGGCGCCGGCTAATTACGGAACGAACACCGATCTTCCTCCGATGAGCTGCTGTTAA